A stretch of DNA from Gemmatimonadota bacterium:
ATGCTGGCGATGTCGAACAGGAAGCCGGACAGCAGCAGCGCGGGCAGGTAGGTCACGATGAGCCCGATCTGCGTCGCCAGCACCTGCGACTTGACCGCCGCCGAGATGAAGATCCCGAAGCCCAGCGCGCCCACCAGGAAGAGGATCGTGAGCACGCCCAGCAGGACCAGGTCGCCGCGCAGGGGGGCCTGGAAGACCAGCACCCCGGCCACCACCGCGCCCACCACGTCGACGAGCCCGATCAGCAGGTACGGCAGGAGCTTGCCGAGGATGACCTCCAGCCGGCTGACGGGCGACGCCGCGAGCTGCTCCATGGTGCCGCGCTCCCACTCCCGCGCGATCGTGAGCGCGGTGAGCAGCGCGGCGATCACCGACATGATCACCGCGATCAGCGCGGGGACGATCATGTTCTTGCTCTCCAGCGTCGGGTTGTACCAGACGCGGGCGGCGACGTCGACCGGCGGCGGGCGGGCCGCGCGGGTGTCGAGGCCGGCGCCGAACCCGGTGACGATGGCGTCGGCGTAGCTCAGCGCGATGGTGGCGGTGTTGGCGTCGGCGCCGTCCAGCAGGAGCTGGAGCTCGGCGGTGCCCGCGGCCGCGTCGCGCGAGAAGCCGGTCGGGATCACGAGCACCGCGCGGTAGGCGCCGCTGACCAGGCCCCGCTCGGCGTCGGCCTCGTCGGCGGGCCGTCCGGCGTCGGCGAACAGGTCGCCCGCGGTGAACGCCTCCACCAGCTCGCGGCTGTCGGCGGTGCGGTCGCGGTCCAGCACGCCCAGCGGCAGGTCCTCGATGTCCCAGTTGATGGCGTAGCCGAAGAACAGCAGCAGCAGGAGCGGCAGCCCGAACGCCAGGTAGAGGCTGCGCGGGTCGCGCTTGAGCTGGATCCACTCCTTGCGGGCGACGGCGCCCAGGCGGACGGGGTCGAGGAGGGTCATCGGGCGCGACTCATCCGACGGCCGCTCCCCCGGCCGCCCG
This window harbors:
- a CDS encoding ABC transporter permease; this encodes MTLLDPVRLGAVARKEWIQLKRDPRSLYLAFGLPLLLLLFFGYAINWDIEDLPLGVLDRDRTADSRELVEAFTAGDLFADAGRPADEADAERGLVSGAYRAVLVIPTGFSRDAAAGTAELQLLLDGADANTATIALSYADAIVTGFGAGLDTRAARPPPVDVAARVWYNPTLESKNMIVPALIAVIMSVIAALLTALTIAREWERGTMEQLAASPVSRLEVILGKLLPYLLIGLVDVVGAVVAGVLVFQAPLRGDLVLLGVLTILFLVGALGFGIFISAAVKSQVLATQIGLIVTYLPALLLSGFLFDIASMPLPLQGVTFLVPARYFVTVTRGIFLKGVGLGALWPQALLMIAYAVVGLGLAVRAFRKEIPA